From a region of the Fusarium verticillioides 7600 chromosome 9, whole genome shotgun sequence genome:
- a CDS encoding DNA-directed RNA polymerase I, II, and III subunit RPABC4, whose protein sequence is MPREEYQVPTANAGQRGGTRDDHQVRHVMSYICGDCGGSVTLGKDATVACPHCAGRVLYKERTKRMVQFEAR, encoded by the exons aTGCCCCGCGAAGAATACCAAGTCCCCACCGCCAACGCCGGCCAGCGCGGCGGCACCCGCGACGACCACCAAGTCCGTCACGTCATGTCTTATATCTGCGGCGACTGCGGCGGCAGCGTCACCCTCGGAAAGGATGCCACCGTCGCGTGCCCTCACTGCGCAGGCCGTGTTCTCTACAAGGAACGCACGAAGCG AATGGTTCAGTTCGAGGCCCGATAG
- a CDS encoding GPN-loop GTPase produces MASASTEEASKASSPPVAIVVVGMAGSGKTTFMRRINAHLHQNDQPPYVINLDPAVLSVPFESNIDIRDSVNYEEVMKQYNLGPNGGILTSLNLFATKVDQVVNLLEKRTQPDPEKPDRKPIDRILVDTPGQIEVFVWSASGTILLESLASSFPTVIAYVIDTPRTASTSTFMSNMLYACSILYKTKLPMILVFNKTDVKDAAFAKEWMTDFEAFQEALRKDEESDELGGAEGGGHGGSGYMGSLLNSMSLMLEEFYAHLSVVGVSSRLGTGVDEFFEAVEEKKQEFLRDYLPELEKKRAEREEAKKAAREKELDKMMKGMSVGGLPVAQKEEDEVDVASDDDDDTDSDEEAQKQSLQDRYSAAMDDNEDSVMKDASFAKYLYNQQKQQ; encoded by the exons ATGGCATCTGCCTccacagaagaagcctcCAAGGCATCTTCGCCTCCCGTCGCTATTGTCGTGGTCGGCATGGCAG gatctggaaagactACTTTCATGCGACGTATCAACGCTCACCTCCACCAGAATGATCAACCTCCATatgtcatcaacctcgatcCCGCTGTGTTGTCAGTCCCATTCGAGTCCAACATCGATATTCGAGACTCGGTCAACTATGAGGAGGTCATGAAGCAGTACAACCTTGGGCCCAACGGTGGAATTCTCACCTCGCTCAACCTCTTCGCTACAAAGGTCGATCAGGTCGTCAACCTCCTCGAGAAGCGCACCCAGCCCGATCCCGAGAAGCCCGATCGCAAGCCCATCGATAGAATTCTAGTCGACACGCCCGGTCAGATCGAAGTTTTTGTATGGTCAGCCTCTGGAACCATTCTTCTCGAGTCGCTTGCGTCTTCTTTCCCTACAGTCATCGCCTACGTTATTGATACCCCACGAACTGCCTCCACTTCGACATTCATGTCCAACATGCTCTACGCATGCTCCATTCTCtacaagaccaagcttcccATGattctcgtcttcaacaagaccgatgtcaaggatgcgGCGTTTGCTAAGGAGTGGATGACCGACTTTGAGGCTTTCCAGGAAGCGCTACGGAAGGATGAGGAATCAGATGAGCTGGGTGGTGCAGAGGGTGGTGGCCACGGTGGAAGCGGATACATGGGCAGCCTGCTCAACTCGATGAGTCTTATGTTGGAGGAGTTTTACGCACATCTCAGTGTCGTCGGCGTGAGTTCTCGACTAGGTACTGGTGTGGATGAATTCTTCGAGgccgttgaggagaagaagcaagagTTTCTGCGCGACTACCTGccagagcttgagaagaagagggcaGAGCGTGAGGAGGCAAAGAAGGCTGCTCGAGAGAAGGAGCTGgacaagatgatgaagggcATGTCAGTCGGTGGTCTACCAGTCGCacagaaggaagaagacgaggtgGATGTTGccagcgacgatgacgatgataccgactctgatgaagaggcccaGAAGCAGAGTCTGCAAGATCGATACTCAGCTGCCATGGACGATAACGAGGACTCTGTCATGAAGGACGCAAGTTTCGCCAAGTATCTCTATAACCAACAGAAGCAGCAATAA
- a CDS encoding hypothetical protein (At least one base has a quality score < 10), with protein sequence MDYTTNLYGRQEQEDTGKQLLDLLQEPFSQQLQAASLYSALATSIPVTIGIAIVFSILRPYHQAIYAPKLKHADEKHVPPPIGKAPWSWITTLWRTKEEQLVPLIGMDATVFLRFVRMCRNMFLTLCVTGVGILLPINYTRWLEYKGDKTANWVLNITPLNVFAPAIWSQVIIAWCFNFIVMGFLWFNYSKVLQLRRKYFESEDYQKSLHSRTLMVFDIPKKGCSDEGIARIIDQIAPNSSFARTAVARNVKELPELIAQHDHAVRKLEKVLAKYLKDPKNVPAARPMCKPSKKDRSYGTYPRGQKVDAIEYYTQRIRDLEIQIKEVRATVDKRGSMPYGFASYADIAEAHGIAYACRKKKPVGATVRLAPRPNDIIWENMPLYSSTRGRRRWINNFWITLLTLIWIVPNLGIAIFLVNLQNLGKVWPAFRTELAAHPKVWGAIQGVLSPAIMSLTYLVLPMIFRRLSVKAGDQTKTGRERHVLAKLYFFFVFNNLLIFSIFSVIWSFVSNVVKDTTGSVKQDVWESIKKNDIASSMFIALCNTSPFWVTYLLQRQLGAAIDLAQLWPLVQAFFLKKFSSPTPRELIELTAPPPFEYASYYNYFLYYATVTMCFAGIQPLVLPATALYFLIDSWLKKYLLLYRFVTKTESGGMFWRVIFNRFIFATMLSNLVVMLTCWVRGNSGSHIEFYSLIPLPFILIIFKIYCNRAFNNKITYYSIVDITKTPENGVDPKENRMRSERLANRFGHPALYRPLITPMVHSSAQNLLPAIYKGRLSDGRDVDSGDMMTVSGYSDMVSLDPMQKGRPGKSANNVPGFEFVSDSQMDFEYYKNRAEFAEDHGGGEIYGRPGEIARPGTPGSVDGSDFSRPGTPVGRTGSPFAGGAAQQQRLMSLASNTSGDTSYSAYRPGGAPNTGFTQQMTLGTEPPARGRSPLYSHNNGSSSGLGLISNAAAPAYSNLSTPGRMTPVQSPGPSVGAMGGGPQGYSGLAQNEEPSYDYFRGNNRARRNPGEGW encoded by the exons ATGGATTATACAACCAACCTCTACGGTCGGCAGGAACAAGAGGATACTGGCAAGCAATTgctcgatcttcttcaagaacccttCAGTCAACAG CTCCAAGCTGCCTCGCTATATTCGGCTTTAGCTACGTCGATCCCTGTCACAATCggcatcgccatcgtctttTCGATTCTTCGACCATACCACCAGGCCATTTATGCCCCCAAGTTGAAACATGCCGACGAGAAGCACGTACCGCCACCCATCGGAAAAGCCCCGTGGTCGTGGATCACGACATTATGGCGGACCAAAGAAGAGCAGCTTGTACCATTGATCGGTATGGACGCTACTGTCTTCCTGCGCTTCGTTCGCATGTGTCGTAATATGTTCCTTACCTTGTGTGTCACTGGTGTTGGTATCTTGCTCCCAATCAACTATACTAGGTGGTTAGAGTACAAGGGTGATAAAACAGCCAACTGGGTACTGAACATCACTCCCCTCAATGTATTTGCTCCGGCAATTTGGTCCCAGGTCATCATCGCCTGGTGCTTCAATTTCATCGTCATGGGTTTCCTTTGGTTTAACTACAGCAAGGTTCTCCAGCTCCGGCGCAAGTATTTTGAGAGCGAGGATTACCAGAAGAGTCTTCACTCTCGAACTCTAATG GTATTCGACATCCCCAAGAAGGGCTGCTCCGACGAGGGTATCGCAAGAATCATCGATCAGATCGCCCCCAACTCATCTTTTGCTCGAACCGCTGTTGCCCGAAATGTCAAGGAACTCCCGGAGCTTATCGCGCAGCACGACCACGCTGTTcgcaagcttgagaaggtctTGGCTAAGTACCTCAAGGACCCCAAGAACGTCCCAGCTGCTCGACCCATGTGCAAGCCCTCCAAGAAGGACCGATCTTACGGAACTTATCCCCGAGGCCAAAAGGTGGATGCTATAGAATACTACACCCAGCGAATTCGTGATCTCGAGATTCAGATCAAGGAAGTACGTGCCACGGTCGACAAGCGAGGCTCGATGCCTTACGGCTTCGCGAGTTACGCAGATATTGCAGAGGCCCACGGTATCGCCTACGCTTgtcggaagaagaagcctgtcgGTGCCACAGTCAGACTCGCACCTCGGCCCAATGATATCATCTGGGAGAACATGCCTCTCTACAGCAGCACTCGAGGACGTAGACGGtggatcaacaacttctggATCACTCTTCTGACTCTTATCTGGATTGTTCCTAACCTTGGCATTGCCATCTTTCTCGTCAACTTGCAGAATCTGGGCAAGGTCTGGCCTGCTTTCAGAACCGAGCTCGCTGCCCATCCCAAGGTGTGGGGTGCTATTCAGGGTGTTCTCTCTCCAGCAATCATGTCCCTGACATACCTCGTTCTCCCTATGATCTTCCGTCGACTCtctgtcaaggctggtgacCAGACCAAGACTGGACGAGAAAGGCACGTTTTGGCCAAGCTTTActttttcttcgtcttcaacaaccttcttatcttctccatcttcagtGTTATCTGGAGTTTCGTCTccaatgttgtcaaggataCGACAGGAAGTGTCAAGCAGGATGTGTGGGagtccatcaagaagaacgacatTGCCTCTTCCATGTTCATAGCTTTGTGTAACACCAGCCCGTTCTGGGTGACGTATCTGCTCCAGCGTCAACTTGGTGCGGCTATTGACCTTGCCCAACTGTGGCCGCTCGTGCAAGcgttcttcctcaagaagTTCTCAAGCCCAACACCCCGAGAGCTTATTGAGCTCACTGCCCCGCCGCCTTTCGAGTACGCCAGTTACTACAACTACTTCCTTTACTACGCTACAGTCACCATGTGCTTTGCCGGTATCCAGCCTCTGGTCCTGCCAGCAACGGCTCTTTACTTCCTCATTGACTCGTGGCTGAAGAAGTACCTTCTCCTCTACCGCTTCGTCACCAAGACTGAATCCGGTGGAATGTTCTGGCGAGTCATCTTCAATCGTTTCATCTTCGCGACCATGCTTTCCAACCTGGTTGTCATGTTGACTTGCTGGGTTCGTGGCAATTCGGGGTCGCATATCGAATTTTACAGTCTGATACCGCTGCCATTTAtcttgatcatcttcaagatttACTGCAACCGCGCCTTTaacaacaagatcacctACTATAGTATTGtggacatcaccaagacaccCGAGAACGGCGTGGACCCCAAGGAGAACCGTATGCGCAGTGAGCGATTGGCGAACCGTTTTGGCCACCCCGCACTTTACCGACCTCTGATTACTCCCATGGTTCATTCGAGCGCACAGAACCTTTTGCCTGCTATCTACAAGGGTCGCCTGAGCGATGGCAGAGATGTCGATTCTGGCGATATGATGACAGTCAGTGGTTACTCGGATATGGTTTCTCTCGATCCTATGCAGAAAGGACGGCCAGGCAAGAGTGCCAACAACGTTCCCGGTTTCGAGTTCGTGTCAGACAGCCAGATGGACTTTGAGTATTACAAGAACCGAGCCGAGTTCGCAGAGGACCATGGCGGAGGCGAGATCTACGGCCGACCTGGAGAGATTGCTCGCCCTGGTACTCCTGGCTCAGTCGATGGTAGTGATTTCTCACGACCCGGCACACCTGTAGGCCGAACTGGTTCTCCCTTCGCAGGTGGggcagctcaacagcaacgTCTCATGTCTCTTGCCAGCAACACAAGCGGCGATACTAGCTATTCAGCATACCGACCAGGTGGCGCGCCCAACACTGGATTCACACAGCAAATGACTCTAGGCACAGAGCCCCCCGCCCGTGGCCGCAGTCCCTTGTACTCGCACAACAACGGAAGCTCATCAGGACTCGGATTAATCTCGAACGCCGCGGCTCCCGCATACAGCAATCTCAGCACACCAGGCCGCATGACGCCTGTGCAATCGCCTGGGCCTTCAGTCGGCGCTATGGGCGGCGGACCTCAAGGCTACAGCGGTCTTGCGCAGAACGAGGAGCCTTCATACGATTACTTCCGCGGCAATAACCGCGCGAGGAGAAACCCCGGCGAGGGATGGTAG